From Streptomyces sp. NBC_00775, one genomic window encodes:
- a CDS encoding helicase HerA domain-containing protein — translation MTAIEASGGVLTVSDGTTVWAWTAVRIDAAADLTETQEYADLPEAERRIKAVAAETAWLTGQWDTAHGERVELRYLTDPAERGLTCALLGRVSAPTPALAMSSALALRGRLAALPRHVHASPVEDTAEVARLLTPFAPEPVAGVAEIRKRYRTGLPNRPDAGVRYYLAPQPFTASAPPWDALWQALAEHPYPVMLSIGLEPYAVPDDLGPLLHRVATQYGRLGTAGQLPDGLWSPGTQLAPDAFAVDASQVYADAARRYTGRAFRMRVALASPAPVPESLAELVGATVSPQERAREGGVLTETFTGPAHSVAWPGPGELPAIWQGLTTLEQARWGGDHCWRLPEPLSPPLRLLADLVDAREAGAAFRLPLAVSGHMAGFPVRRPGMAGETAYRADGPAVTLGRQLVHDTPAGPLGIGLEDLTRHALFVGTTGSGKTNTTLAFCEQLWRDHRIPFLVIEPVNSALDDYRWLATRPGFDDLVVLTVGDESIAPLRLNPFEVPAGVRISTHVAGLLACFDAAFGLWDPLPGIYNRALRATYARKGIVPTDIAGPAHDGNWPTLRDFITEMREQCERLDYSGEVRDNIVAASRLRAESLAEGACGSTLDVARSYPVEELLRRPVVLELAAVGDNEKEQSLVTALLLQSMTEHYKANRAGGSLSHVTVIEEAHRLLGQPLAQSGDAKEGNAQARAAQAFANTLAENRKYGEGIVIVEQVPGKLVEDAYKNTNLKVMHRLPSAADRELIGGTMRFSPDQERYAATLEPFQAFAHHDRIDRPALIRVPDVRAEAARAAGVARAPLADSSQLAARFREFADTTPRVDSALAPFADCEGCRHRCAFRSRAGTAVWPEHGAELRKRVTGYPKSPAEQTDWWRSTTEWVASVAEKVPLPQPDTNAKGNAAADAVTNANANAVTDYHACVFIHIARSAWQRKTLPWTRLYRTHAPTPPGAPS, via the coding sequence TTGACCGCCATCGAAGCGTCGGGCGGTGTGCTGACGGTTTCCGACGGGACGACCGTCTGGGCCTGGACAGCCGTACGGATCGACGCCGCCGCCGACCTCACCGAGACCCAGGAGTACGCGGACCTGCCCGAGGCCGAGCGCCGGATCAAGGCGGTCGCCGCCGAGACCGCCTGGCTGACCGGGCAGTGGGACACCGCGCACGGCGAGCGCGTCGAACTGCGCTATCTCACCGACCCCGCCGAGCGCGGCCTCACCTGCGCACTGCTCGGCCGGGTCTCGGCCCCCACCCCCGCACTGGCCATGTCGTCCGCACTCGCGCTGCGGGGCCGCCTCGCCGCGCTGCCCCGGCACGTGCACGCCTCACCCGTCGAGGACACGGCCGAGGTGGCCCGGCTGCTGACCCCCTTCGCGCCCGAGCCCGTCGCGGGCGTGGCCGAGATCCGCAAGCGCTACCGCACCGGGCTGCCCAACCGTCCCGACGCGGGCGTGCGCTACTACCTGGCACCGCAGCCGTTCACCGCGTCCGCCCCGCCGTGGGACGCGCTGTGGCAGGCGCTGGCCGAGCACCCGTATCCGGTGATGCTGAGCATAGGCCTTGAGCCGTACGCCGTACCGGACGACCTCGGCCCGCTGCTGCACCGCGTCGCCACGCAGTACGGACGGCTCGGCACCGCCGGGCAACTGCCGGACGGCCTGTGGTCGCCCGGCACCCAGCTCGCGCCCGACGCCTTCGCCGTGGACGCGTCCCAGGTCTACGCGGATGCCGCACGCCGCTACACCGGCCGCGCGTTCCGGATGCGGGTCGCGCTGGCCTCGCCCGCGCCCGTCCCCGAGTCGCTCGCCGAGCTGGTCGGGGCGACGGTGTCCCCGCAGGAGCGGGCTCGCGAGGGCGGGGTCCTCACCGAGACGTTCACCGGTCCCGCCCACAGTGTGGCGTGGCCGGGGCCGGGTGAACTCCCGGCCATCTGGCAGGGGTTGACCACACTGGAGCAGGCGCGCTGGGGTGGCGACCACTGCTGGCGGCTGCCCGAACCGCTCTCGCCGCCGCTGCGGCTGCTCGCCGATCTCGTGGACGCGCGGGAGGCCGGGGCCGCCTTCCGGCTGCCGCTGGCGGTGAGCGGCCACATGGCCGGTTTTCCCGTACGGCGTCCGGGCATGGCCGGCGAGACCGCCTACCGCGCCGACGGCCCTGCCGTCACCCTCGGCCGCCAGCTCGTCCACGACACCCCCGCGGGACCGCTCGGCATCGGCCTGGAGGATCTCACCCGGCACGCCCTGTTCGTCGGCACCACCGGCTCCGGCAAGACCAACACCACGCTGGCCTTCTGCGAGCAGCTGTGGCGCGACCACCGGATCCCCTTCCTCGTCATCGAGCCGGTCAACTCCGCTCTGGACGACTACCGCTGGCTGGCCACCCGCCCCGGTTTCGACGATCTCGTGGTCCTCACCGTGGGCGACGAGAGCATCGCACCGCTGCGCCTGAACCCCTTCGAGGTCCCGGCCGGGGTCAGGATCAGCACCCATGTCGCCGGGCTGCTGGCCTGCTTCGACGCCGCCTTCGGGCTGTGGGATCCGCTGCCCGGCATCTACAACCGAGCGCTGCGCGCCACCTACGCCCGCAAGGGCATCGTCCCGACGGACATCGCGGGCCCCGCCCATGACGGCAACTGGCCCACTCTGAGGGACTTCATCACCGAGATGCGCGAGCAGTGCGAGCGACTCGACTACTCCGGTGAGGTACGGGACAACATCGTCGCCGCGTCACGGCTGCGCGCCGAGTCGCTCGCCGAGGGCGCCTGCGGAAGCACCCTGGACGTGGCGCGCTCGTACCCGGTCGAGGAACTGCTGCGCCGCCCGGTGGTGCTGGAACTGGCTGCGGTCGGCGACAACGAGAAGGAACAGTCGCTGGTCACGGCACTGCTCCTGCAGTCCATGACCGAGCACTACAAGGCGAACCGCGCCGGAGGCTCCCTCTCCCACGTCACGGTGATCGAAGAGGCCCACCGGCTCCTCGGGCAGCCCCTCGCCCAGTCCGGCGACGCCAAGGAGGGCAACGCGCAGGCCCGCGCCGCCCAGGCGTTCGCCAACACCCTTGCCGAGAACCGCAAGTACGGGGAGGGCATCGTCATCGTCGAGCAGGTGCCCGGCAAGCTCGTCGAGGACGCGTACAAGAACACCAACCTCAAGGTCATGCACCGCCTCCCGTCCGCCGCCGACCGCGAACTCATCGGCGGCACGATGCGCTTCTCGCCGGACCAGGAGCGCTATGCGGCGACCCTGGAGCCGTTCCAGGCGTTCGCCCACCACGACCGCATCGATCGACCCGCACTGATCCGCGTACCGGACGTACGGGCGGAGGCGGCACGGGCAGCGGGCGTCGCACGCGCACCACTGGCCGACAGCTCTCAACTGGCAGCCCGCTTCCGCGAGTTCGCTGACACAACCCCGCGCGTCGACTCGGCCCTCGCCCCCTTCGCGGACTGCGAGGGATGCCGGCATCGCTGCGCGTTCCGCTCGCGTGCCGGTACGGCGGTATGGCCGGAGCACGGCGCCGAGCTGAGGAAACGGGTTACTGGGTACCCCAAGTCGCCCGCTGAACAAACGGACTGGTGGCGGTCAACGACGGAGTGGGTGGCGTCGGTGGCCGAGAAGGTACCGCTGCCGCAGCCCGACACGAACGCCAAGGGCAACGCCGCCGCGGACGCCGTCACAAACGCCAACGCCAACGCCGTCACTGACTACCACGCCTGCGTCTTCATCCACATCGCCCGCTCCGCCTGGCAACGCAAAACCCTCCCCTGGACCCGCCTCTACCGCACCCACGCCCCGACACCCCCCGGAGCCCCCTCGTGA
- a CDS encoding exonuclease, translating into MTKTEFYVSADMEADGPVPGPFSMSSFGLAVAGVRDGVAFQAFDPAERTFYAELKPISDAYDPEALAISGLDRGRLTREGQKPAQAMNAAADWLTTVSDELDAAPVFVAYPLGYDWMWMYWYFMQFASNGSPFGHSRCLDLKTLYATKADSPIIGSTKRSMPRHLLSSRPHTHNALDDAIEQAELFQNLMHWNRSEL; encoded by the coding sequence ATGACGAAAACGGAATTTTACGTCTCGGCCGATATGGAGGCCGACGGGCCGGTGCCGGGACCGTTCTCGATGTCGAGCTTCGGGCTGGCGGTCGCGGGCGTCCGCGACGGTGTCGCGTTCCAAGCATTCGACCCGGCTGAGCGCACGTTCTATGCCGAGCTGAAACCGATCAGCGATGCTTACGATCCGGAAGCCCTGGCGATCAGCGGCCTGGATCGCGGTCGACTGACCCGGGAGGGGCAGAAACCTGCCCAAGCCATGAACGCTGCGGCCGATTGGCTCACGACTGTCTCCGACGAACTGGACGCCGCTCCGGTGTTCGTAGCCTATCCACTGGGCTACGACTGGATGTGGATGTACTGGTATTTCATGCAATTTGCCAGCAACGGCTCGCCCTTTGGGCATTCCCGATGCCTGGACCTCAAGACTCTGTACGCAACCAAAGCCGACTCGCCGATCATTGGCTCGACGAAGCGCTCGATGCCGCGGCATCTGCTCTCCTCGCGGCCTCATACGCACAATGCGCTGGACGACGCGATCGAGCAGGCCGAACTGTTCCAGAACCTGATGCATTGGAACCGATCCGAGCTGTAG
- a CDS encoding flavodoxin family protein — MSRSFLFLLGSSRPTGNTELLARRAAEQLPTDVEQRWLSLAEHPLPDFEDLRHDADHVRPTEGNVGLLLDATLAATDIVFASPLYWYSVSAHTKRYLDHWSGWLRTPGVDFKATMAGRRLWGVTALAHEEEEVAEPLIGTLNHSAAYMGMRFGGVLLGNGSKPGDVLKDEAALVRAKTFFAQEPPLARFPYENANANR; from the coding sequence ATGAGCCGCTCCTTCCTCTTCCTTCTCGGCAGCAGCCGCCCCACCGGCAACACCGAGCTGCTGGCCCGCAGGGCGGCGGAGCAGCTGCCCACCGATGTGGAGCAGCGCTGGCTGAGTCTCGCCGAGCACCCGCTGCCCGACTTCGAGGATCTGCGGCACGACGCGGATCATGTGCGGCCGACCGAGGGAAACGTCGGACTGCTGCTCGACGCCACGCTCGCCGCGACGGACATCGTCTTCGCCTCGCCGCTGTACTGGTACTCGGTGTCCGCCCACACCAAGCGCTACCTGGACCACTGGTCGGGCTGGCTGCGCACTCCGGGCGTCGATTTCAAGGCCACCATGGCGGGGCGTCGGCTGTGGGGCGTCACCGCGCTCGCGCACGAGGAGGAAGAGGTCGCCGAGCCGCTGATCGGCACCCTCAACCACTCGGCGGCGTACATGGGCATGCGCTTCGGCGGGGTCCTGCTGGGCAACGGCAGCAAGCCCGGCGACGTACTGAAGGACGAGGCGGCCTTGGTGCGCGCGAAGACGTTCTTCGCGCAGGAGCCGCCGCTCGCCCGCTTCCCGTACGAGAACGCGAACGCGAACCGGTGA
- a CDS encoding ABC transporter permease produces the protein MSRAEVQVLEVLPDAGVKRAPSPLWTFGLFRSELVTTFRRWRTIALLTVLAAVPILIGVAIKIETSDGSTAGGGGGGEGPAFISQITNNGLFLVFTALAATLPFFLPMAIGVIAGDAIAGEANAGTLRYLLVAPAGRTRLLLTKYATTMTFCLVATLVVAASALAVGTLLFPLGELTTISGTRISFGEGLARALFIALVVAASLIGVAALGLFISTLTNSGIAAMATTVGLLITIQILDQIPQLHALQPYFFSHYWLSFADLMRDPVYWDDLVRNLGLQGLYAAVFGSAAWARFTTKDVTT, from the coding sequence ATGTCGCGGGCTGAGGTCCAGGTCCTTGAGGTCCTCCCGGATGCCGGGGTCAAGCGCGCGCCCAGCCCGCTGTGGACGTTCGGGCTCTTCCGTAGCGAGCTCGTCACCACCTTCCGGCGCTGGCGGACGATCGCGCTGCTCACCGTGCTCGCGGCCGTACCGATCCTCATCGGCGTCGCCATCAAGATCGAGACGAGCGACGGCTCCACGGCGGGCGGTGGCGGTGGCGGCGAAGGGCCGGCGTTCATCTCGCAGATCACCAACAACGGCCTGTTCCTGGTGTTCACGGCGCTGGCCGCGACGCTCCCCTTCTTCCTGCCGATGGCGATCGGCGTCATCGCGGGCGACGCGATAGCGGGCGAGGCGAACGCCGGAACGCTCCGCTATCTGCTGGTCGCCCCCGCGGGCCGCACCCGCCTCCTCCTCACCAAGTACGCGACCACGATGACGTTCTGCCTGGTCGCGACCCTCGTGGTGGCGGCCTCGGCACTGGCGGTGGGCACGCTGCTGTTCCCTCTCGGCGAGCTGACGACGATCTCCGGGACGCGGATCAGCTTCGGCGAGGGGTTGGCGCGGGCGCTGTTCATCGCGCTCGTCGTCGCCGCGTCACTGATCGGGGTGGCGGCGCTGGGCCTGTTCATCTCCACCCTCACCAACAGCGGCATCGCGGCGATGGCGACGACGGTCGGGCTCCTCATCACCATCCAGATCCTCGACCAGATCCCCCAACTGCACGCCCTCCAGCCGTACTTCTTCTCCCACTACTGGCTGTCCTTCGCCGACCTCATGCGCGACCCGGTGTACTGGGACGACCTGGTCCGCAACCTCGGCCTGCAAGGGCTCTACGCCGCGGTGTTCGGGTCGGCGGCGTGGGCGCGGTTCACGACGAAGGACGTCACGACGTAA
- a CDS encoding ABC transporter ATP-binding protein — translation MEELSAAESDSAGDTVGTGTVSVEETVEVGESVPVGETVIATRALTKRYRGGQLAVDGLDLIVPAGSVFGFLGPNGSGKTTTIRMLMGLIEPTSGTARVLGQPMPRATRAVLPHVGALIEGPALYGFLSGRDNLIRYDSADPTADPRTRRTRVAAALDRVGLTAAAGKKAKAYSLGMKQRLGLAAALLQPRRLLVLDEPTNGLDPQGMREIRSLVRELASDGTTVFLSSHLLDEIEQVCTHAAVMAQGRLITQGPVADLAAGARGRLVVTTPDPADAARVLKEQGVADVVVAEERVTGDPPDGELAEVNAALVAAGVRVRGFGVERASLEDAFVALTGEGFDVAG, via the coding sequence ATGGAGGAGCTGTCCGCCGCCGAGTCCGACTCGGCGGGCGACACGGTAGGCACCGGCACGGTGTCCGTCGAGGAGACGGTGGAGGTCGGGGAGTCCGTGCCGGTCGGGGAGACCGTGATCGCCACCCGTGCGCTCACCAAGCGCTACCGCGGCGGACAGCTCGCCGTTGACGGCCTGGACCTGATCGTCCCGGCGGGCAGCGTCTTCGGCTTCCTCGGGCCGAACGGCTCGGGCAAGACCACCACCATTCGCATGCTGATGGGCCTGATCGAGCCGACCTCGGGCACGGCGCGCGTGCTGGGGCAGCCCATGCCCCGGGCCACCCGCGCCGTGCTCCCGCACGTGGGCGCCCTGATCGAGGGCCCCGCGCTGTACGGCTTCCTCTCCGGGCGCGACAACCTCATCCGGTACGACTCCGCCGACCCGACCGCCGACCCGCGCACCCGGCGTACGCGGGTCGCGGCCGCCCTCGACCGGGTCGGCCTCACCGCCGCGGCCGGCAAGAAGGCGAAGGCGTACTCGCTGGGCATGAAGCAGCGGCTGGGGCTGGCTGCCGCGCTGCTCCAGCCCCGTCGGCTGCTTGTCCTGGACGAGCCGACGAACGGCCTGGACCCCCAGGGGATGCGGGAAATACGTTCCCTGGTCAGGGAGCTGGCCTCCGACGGCACGACTGTCTTCCTCTCCTCGCACCTGCTCGACGAGATCGAGCAGGTGTGCACGCACGCGGCCGTGATGGCGCAGGGGAGGCTCATCACACAGGGGCCGGTGGCCGACCTCGCGGCGGGTGCGCGCGGCCGCCTCGTGGTGACCACGCCCGACCCGGCGGACGCGGCCCGCGTCCTGAAGGAACAGGGCGTGGCCGATGTGGTCGTGGCGGAGGAGCGGGTGACCGGGGACCCCCCGGACGGCGAACTGGCCGAGGTGAACGCGGCGTTGGTGGCGGCCGGGGTCCGCGTCCGCGGCTTCGGGGTCGAACGGGCCTCGCTGGAGGACGCGTTCGTGGCGTTGACGGGGGAGGGGTTCGATGTCGCGGGCTGA
- a CDS encoding LolA family protein, with translation MAPYASDDSTKADEAEDVRAGRRKAARYVVPVAVVGVAAATIGLVPALADSGDPDLPKITAQQLIEKIAKSDVQQLSGTVKISTDLGLPSLGGLESGLLSGAAKGDGGSSADPQSKLLELASGTHTLRVATDGQDKSKISLLDSAAEYSLIHNGSDVWAYDSKSNEAYHSTAPKPEGTKEKAPEDVPATPGEFADEALKSVDDTTSVTVDGTAQVAGRDAYKLLIKPKQSGSTIGAITVAVDAKTGLPLKFTLTPASGGAAVVDAGFTQVDFAKPAASTFDFTPPKGAKVTEGDSGEKASESAPKPGEDFSKDGLGGFDGLKTLGKGWTSIAEFDTGGQGVPSGSSSGNSDVSGFLDSLGDHVTGKFGSGTVYSTRLVNALITDDGKVYAGAVTKDALVKAASAAQ, from the coding sequence ATGGCACCGTACGCATCCGACGACAGCACGAAGGCCGACGAGGCCGAGGACGTGCGCGCCGGCCGACGCAAGGCCGCGCGTTACGTCGTCCCGGTCGCGGTGGTGGGGGTGGCGGCGGCGACCATCGGGCTCGTCCCGGCGCTCGCCGACTCCGGTGACCCCGACCTGCCGAAGATCACCGCGCAGCAACTCATCGAGAAGATCGCCAAGTCGGACGTCCAGCAGCTGTCCGGCACGGTCAAGATCAGCACCGATCTCGGACTGCCCAGCCTGGGCGGCCTGGAGAGCGGCCTCCTGTCCGGCGCGGCCAAGGGCGACGGCGGCTCCTCCGCCGACCCGCAGTCCAAGCTCCTCGAACTGGCCTCCGGCACGCACACGCTGCGCGTCGCCACCGACGGCCAGGACAAGAGCAAGATCTCCCTCCTGGACAGCGCCGCCGAGTACAGCCTCATCCACAACGGCAGCGACGTATGGGCGTACGACAGCAAGTCGAACGAGGCTTACCACTCGACGGCCCCCAAGCCCGAGGGTACGAAGGAGAAGGCGCCCGAGGACGTTCCGGCCACGCCCGGGGAATTCGCCGACGAGGCCCTGAAGTCGGTCGACGACACGACCTCCGTGACCGTCGACGGCACCGCGCAGGTCGCCGGCCGTGACGCGTACAAGCTGCTCATCAAGCCGAAGCAGTCCGGCTCCACGATCGGCGCGATCACCGTCGCGGTGGACGCGAAGACGGGGCTGCCGCTGAAGTTCACGCTGACCCCGGCGAGCGGCGGCGCGGCCGTCGTGGACGCGGGCTTCACCCAGGTCGACTTCGCCAAGCCTGCCGCGTCGACGTTCGACTTCACTCCGCCGAAGGGCGCGAAGGTCACGGAGGGGGACAGCGGCGAGAAGGCGTCGGAGTCCGCGCCGAAGCCCGGCGAGGACTTCTCCAAGGACGGCCTCGGCGGCTTCGACGGTCTCAAGACCCTCGGCAAGGGCTGGACCTCCATCGCCGAGTTCGACACGGGCGGCCAGGGCGTACCGTCGGGCTCGTCGTCCGGCAACAGCGACGTCTCCGGCTTCCTCGACTCCCTCGGCGACCACGTCACCGGCAAGTTCGGCTCGGGCACGGTCTACTCGACCCGCCTGGTCAACGCGCTGATCACGGACGACGGCAAGGTGTACGCCGGTGCCGTCACCAAGGACGCACTGGTGAAGGCGGCCAGCGCGGCCCAGTAA
- a CDS encoding CHRD domain-containing protein has translation MGSNVTFTTRRKSLILTGVAVAAAAGVAAAVIPAAAAGGSHGKSNGMAGMSHSAHDDQTIVTQSGVMGGSGGTILATSLNGANEVPVQGGPAVGDKDGAALEFIKVKGNQVSVAVTWRGTGKPTLLHIHQGAKGTNGGVKVDFTKLLDKIKGHHVVGTVKVEDAALLDALKTDPGSFYANLHTTEFPGGAVRGQLHKVTSSFDFRNALNNFQASVVKGKQIYECKAVEGGGYAFAQRDVAALLGGHIAHSFVKPNSGTPQWVAPDRSAVTGALISKTPNGATNIPELDLKATQSGKYRGLLAGTQEILRLNTVGGVAPAGSCSPGAIVGVPYQADYVFVQR, from the coding sequence ATGGGATCGAACGTCACGTTCACCACGCGTCGCAAGAGCCTGATCCTGACCGGTGTCGCGGTAGCCGCCGCGGCCGGTGTCGCCGCCGCCGTCATCCCGGCTGCCGCCGCCGGCGGCAGCCACGGCAAGAGCAACGGCATGGCCGGCATGAGCCACTCCGCGCACGACGACCAGACCATCGTCACGCAGAGCGGCGTCATGGGCGGCAGCGGTGGCACCATCCTCGCCACCAGCCTCAACGGAGCCAACGAGGTGCCCGTCCAGGGCGGCCCCGCCGTCGGCGACAAGGACGGCGCGGCGCTGGAGTTCATCAAGGTCAAGGGCAATCAGGTGTCCGTCGCCGTGACCTGGCGCGGCACCGGCAAGCCCACCTTGCTCCACATCCACCAGGGCGCCAAGGGCACCAACGGCGGCGTCAAGGTCGACTTCACCAAGCTGCTCGACAAGATCAAGGGCCACCACGTGGTCGGCACGGTCAAGGTCGAGGACGCGGCGCTGCTCGACGCGCTGAAGACCGACCCCGGTTCCTTCTACGCCAACCTGCACACCACCGAGTTCCCGGGCGGCGCCGTCCGCGGCCAGCTCCACAAGGTGACCAGCTCCTTCGACTTCCGGAACGCCCTGAACAACTTCCAGGCCTCGGTCGTCAAGGGCAAGCAGATCTACGAGTGCAAGGCGGTCGAGGGCGGCGGCTACGCCTTCGCGCAGCGCGACGTCGCGGCCCTGCTCGGCGGCCACATCGCACACTCGTTCGTGAAGCCCAACTCCGGTACGCCGCAGTGGGTCGCGCCCGACCGCAGCGCGGTCACCGGCGCGTTGATCTCCAAGACCCCGAACGGCGCCACGAACATCCCCGAGCTCGACCTCAAGGCCACCCAGTCCGGCAAGTACCGCGGACTGCTGGCCGGGACGCAGGAGATCCTGCGCCTCAACACCGTGGGCGGCGTCGCCCCGGCCGGGTCCTGCTCGCCGGGCGCGATCGTGGGCGTGCCGTACCAGGCTGACTACGTGTTCGTGCAGCGCTGA
- a CDS encoding polyprenyl synthetase family protein codes for MTVVGPFGLSVRDQALEADVQAGLAAVEEGLLEATKSEVPFITEAAQHLVRAGGKRFRPLLVMLAAQFGDRYAPGVVPSAVVVELTHLATLYHDDVMDEAEVRRGVPSANVRWGNSVAVLTGDFLFARASYILADLGPEAVRIQAEAFERLVTGQILETAGPRDGRDPVDHYLDVLSGKTGSLVAVACRFGAMMSGADETVVDVLTQYGERLGVAFQLADDVLDIASDSHESGKTPGTDLREGIPTLPVLRLRERVERLGLAEDIALCELLDSDLTDDARHAEALSRLRVHPALEQARRDTVRYAEEARAALAPLPECDAKVSLMELVDAVVHRAG; via the coding sequence GTGACCGTCGTCGGGCCGTTCGGGCTGAGCGTGCGGGACCAGGCTCTCGAAGCCGATGTCCAGGCCGGATTGGCGGCTGTCGAGGAGGGTTTGCTCGAAGCCACCAAGAGCGAGGTCCCCTTCATCACGGAAGCCGCCCAACACCTCGTGCGTGCCGGCGGGAAGCGGTTCAGGCCGCTGCTCGTGATGCTCGCCGCGCAGTTCGGTGACCGCTACGCGCCGGGTGTCGTGCCCTCGGCGGTGGTCGTCGAGCTGACCCATCTCGCCACGCTGTACCACGACGACGTGATGGACGAGGCCGAGGTGCGGCGCGGGGTGCCCAGCGCGAACGTCCGCTGGGGCAACTCGGTGGCCGTCCTCACCGGCGACTTCCTCTTCGCGCGCGCCTCGTACATCCTGGCCGACCTCGGGCCCGAGGCCGTCCGGATCCAGGCCGAGGCGTTCGAGCGGCTGGTGACGGGGCAGATCCTGGAGACGGCCGGTCCGCGCGACGGGCGCGACCCGGTCGACCACTACCTCGATGTGCTGAGCGGCAAGACCGGCTCGCTGGTCGCCGTCGCGTGCCGGTTCGGCGCGATGATGTCGGGCGCCGACGAGACGGTCGTGGACGTGCTGACGCAGTACGGGGAGCGGCTGGGTGTCGCCTTCCAGCTCGCGGACGACGTGCTGGACATCGCCTCCGACTCGCACGAGTCCGGGAAGACACCGGGCACGGATCTGCGCGAGGGCATTCCCACGCTGCCGGTACTGCGTCTTCGTGAGCGTGTGGAGCGGCTCGGGCTCGCCGAGGACATCGCGCTGTGCGAGCTGCTCGACTCCGACCTGACGGACGACGCCCGGCACGCCGAGGCGCTCTCCCGGCTGCGGGTCCACCCTGCTCTCGAACAGGCCCGCCGGGACACCGTGCGGTACGCGGAGGAGGCGCGCGCGGCGCTGGCTCCGCTGCCGGAGTGCGATGCGAAGGTCTCGCTGATGGAGCTGGTGGACGCTGTGGTGCACCGGGCCGGCTGA
- a CDS encoding peptide MFS transporter, with protein MYRLTKRKAPVARSTVEAEPGSQPPPGDDHAFFGQPRGLLTLSGLEVWERFSFLGMQAILVLYFADSVAHGGLGMAAGTAASVSAAYGTLVYLVSVAGGWLADRMLGSYRAVLWGGILIACGHYSMAVPTATMTWVGLGLISAGTGLLKPNVATMVGKLYRTDDDRRDAGFALYYMAINIGAFAGPLITGWLGDHKGWHWGFSAAAIGMTFGLIQYVMGRRHLAGRRRAAEFALTPDGMRRAVRMIVAGLLTVAVLAVLLAAGGWLTMGRFVDLLTLVSVIAPVVYFTVMFTSPRVTSEERGRLRPYVVLFLASTVFNFILFQAYSTMMLLAASNAETTILGFDFPASWYASALGAFEVGLAPVVAALWVRMGHSQPHASNKIAIGVVLGGLSFLLMVLPTSGHASDDYLMSAWWIVGSYLLLGLGDVLLETSGMSATTKLAPVAFASQTMSLWFLSLALANGIQAQTVKLYDDVSKPAYFGVNGAIAVAAGLAVMALAPWLRRTMHPVH; from the coding sequence ATGTACCGACTTACGAAGAGGAAGGCGCCCGTGGCCCGAAGCACCGTCGAAGCCGAGCCCGGCAGCCAGCCGCCGCCGGGTGACGACCACGCCTTCTTCGGCCAGCCCAGGGGCCTGCTGACCCTCTCCGGCCTGGAGGTCTGGGAACGCTTCTCGTTCCTCGGCATGCAGGCGATCCTGGTCCTCTACTTCGCCGACTCCGTCGCCCACGGCGGCCTGGGCATGGCCGCGGGCACGGCCGCGTCGGTGTCGGCGGCGTACGGAACGCTCGTCTACCTGGTCTCCGTCGCCGGCGGCTGGCTCGCCGACCGCATGCTCGGCTCGTACCGCGCGGTCCTGTGGGGCGGCATCCTGATCGCCTGCGGCCACTACTCCATGGCGGTCCCCACGGCCACCATGACCTGGGTGGGCCTCGGCCTGATCAGCGCGGGCACCGGCCTGCTCAAGCCCAACGTCGCCACGATGGTCGGCAAGCTCTACCGCACCGACGACGACCGTCGCGACGCCGGCTTCGCCCTCTACTACATGGCGATCAACATCGGCGCCTTCGCGGGTCCCCTGATCACCGGCTGGCTCGGCGACCACAAGGGCTGGCACTGGGGCTTCTCGGCGGCCGCGATCGGCATGACGTTCGGCCTGATCCAGTATGTGATGGGCCGCCGTCACCTGGCCGGACGCAGACGCGCGGCGGAATTCGCTCTCACGCCGGACGGGATGCGCCGCGCCGTCCGCATGATCGTCGCGGGCCTGCTGACGGTCGCCGTGCTCGCGGTGCTCCTCGCGGCCGGCGGCTGGCTGACGATGGGCCGTTTCGTCGATCTCCTCACCCTCGTCTCGGTGATCGCGCCGGTCGTCTACTTCACGGTGATGTTCACCAGCCCCCGGGTGACGTCCGAGGAGCGCGGCCGGCTGCGCCCGTACGTGGTCCTCTTCCTCGCCTCGACCGTCTTCAACTTCATCCTCTTCCAGGCGTACTCGACGATGATGCTGCTCGCCGCGTCGAACGCCGAGACGACGATCCTCGGCTTCGACTTCCCGGCCAGCTGGTACGCCTCCGCGCTCGGCGCCTTCGAGGTCGGCCTCGCCCCGGTCGTGGCCGCCCTCTGGGTCCGGATGGGCCACAGCCAGCCGCACGCCTCGAACAAGATCGCGATCGGCGTCGTACTCGGCGGTCTGTCCTTCCTCCTGATGGTGCTGCCGACCAGCGGCCACGCGAGTGACGACTACCTGATGTCGGCCTGGTGGATCGTCGGCTCGTACCTGCTCCTCGGCCTCGGCGACGTCCTCCTCGAAACCTCCGGCATGTCCGCCACCACCAAACTCGCCCCCGTCGCCTTCGCCAGCCAGACGATGTCCCTCTGGTTCCTGTCCCTCGCGCTCGCCAACGGCATCCAGGCCCAGACGGTGAAGCTGTACGACGACGTCTCCAAGCCGGCGTACTTCGGCGTCAACGGGGCGATCGCGGTGGCGGCCGGCCTCGCCGTGATGGCGCTCGCCCCTTGGCTGCGCCGCACGATGCACCCCGTCCACTGA